The Amphiura filiformis chromosome 12, Afil_fr2py, whole genome shotgun sequence genome includes a region encoding these proteins:
- the LOC140166295 gene encoding uncharacterized protein isoform X2, whose product MSVTVTTKRYHKVKKERDNAHNKVDELTKELEQWQEKYENMEQERDAARMRQQELTKELRKLKGLSERETPLEAGSFKEEAGKTTPWLQGWKVKQLATLSMECLHQGQRSHDTRGSKASLVGLKSKPLEITVVNLSKKTKLEMASSYFHSGKFESEPVGLIEPGESHTYNVSSRDGRSKTGVKGGIAFTVSNVEGLEEAEPEEADEPAKENTAEEEKEQEEEKVENKEEDQKNVENGEVVKENKELDEDKELEKFDPPNGEKKEAEKKKKRFSLKREKKHPKHNHTEAPAEVKEEGEKTEEPAAEAAPEENATEEATGEEAKEETKEEATEEKPAEEEKPDESAAGKDEADSGEKKPKKKAKFSLRKHKKTKDTTATEPQEATKEEDKPAEEPQDQPDTAEPAEATEEKEPEAEPEATEVVAEHEEEKPEAVGNGAFFVCAFENPLAGIQKAKSSKTQSKDVVPVLKKMKSGSPSKQLYGGHYKDGKRHFVYIWKDPELGW is encoded by the exons AGTGTCACAGTAACAACGAAGAGATACCATAAGGTGAAGAAGGAGAGAGATAATGCACATAATAAAGTGGATGAACTCACTAAG GAACTTGAACAATGGCAGGAAAAATACGAGAATATGGAGCAAGAAAGGGATGCTGCACGGATGAGACAACAGGAGTTGACAAAG GAGCTGCGGAAATTAAAAGGATTAAGCGAAAGAG AAACACCACTTGAAGCGGGATCCTTTAAGGAAGAAGCAGGAAAGACCACACCATGGTTACAAGGCTGGAAGGTCAAGCAGTTGGCAACTTTGTCTATGGAATGTCTccatcaaggtcaaaggtcacatgatACAAGGGGTAGTAAGGCTAGTTTAGTGGGCCTAAAGTCAAAGCCATTAGAGATCACTGTCGTTAATCTTAGTAAGAAAACCAAGTTAGAAATGGCGTCTAGTTATTTCCATTCGGGTAAATTTGAATCTGAGCCAGTCGGATTAATTGAGCCAGGAGAGTCGCATACGTACAACGTCTCCAGCCGAGATGGTCGGTCCAAAACAGGTGTCAAAGGAGGCATTGCCTTTACCGTTTCCAACGTGGAAGGGCTTGAGGAAGCAGAGCCAGAAGAAGCAGATGAACCAGCTAAAGAGAATACAGCTGAAGAAGAGAAGGAACAAGAGGAAGAGAAAGTGGAGAATAAAGAAGAGGATCAGAAGAATGTCGAAAATGGCGAGGTtgttaaagaaaataaagaaCTCGATGAGGATAAAGAATTAGAGAAATTTGACCCGCCAAATGGCGAGAAGAAAGAAGCGGAAAAGAAAAAGAAGCGATTCAGTTTGAAGAGAGAAAAGAAACATCCTAAACATAATCACACCGAAGCTCCTGCAGAGGTAAAGGAAGAAGGTGAGAAGACTGAAGAACCAGCAGCTGAAGCAGCACCTGAAGAAAATGCTACTGAGGAAGCAACAGGAGAAGAGGCAAAAGAAGAGACGAAAGAGGAAGCCACGGAGGAAAAGCCAGCTGAAGAAGAGAAACCAGATGAAAGCGCCGCTGGCAAAGATGAAGCCGATAGTGGGGAGAAGAAACCTAAAAAGAAGGCTAAATTTAGTTTGCGTAAACACAAGAAAACAAAAGATACCACTGCAACTGAACCGCAAGAGGCGACAAAGGAAGAAGACAAGCCTGCGGAAGAACCACAAGATCAACCAGATACTGCGGAACCAGCAGAAGCAACAGAAGAAAAGGAACCTGAAGCCGAACCTGAAGCAACAGAAGTAGTAGCGGAACATGAAGAGGAAAAACCTGAAGCAGTTGGCAATGGGGCATTCTTTGTTTGCGCCTTCGAGAACCCATTAGCGGGTATTCAGAAAGCTAAGAGTAGTAAGACACAATCCAAGGACGTCGTACCTGTtctgaagaagatgaagagtgGTTCTCCAAGTAAGCAACTGTATGGCGGGCATTATAAGGATGGCAAGAGGCATTTTGTATACATCTGGAAAGATCCGGAGTTAGGATGGTAG
- the LOC140166295 gene encoding uncharacterized protein isoform X1 produces the protein MSVTVTTKRYHKVKKERDNAHNKVDELTKELEQWQEKYENMEQERDAARMRQQELTKEHEHDERVLAEWQAKCELLERELGDSSERHSSLDEELRKLKGLSERETPLEAGSFKEEAGKTTPWLQGWKVKQLATLSMECLHQGQRSHDTRGSKASLVGLKSKPLEITVVNLSKKTKLEMASSYFHSGKFESEPVGLIEPGESHTYNVSSRDGRSKTGVKGGIAFTVSNVEGLEEAEPEEADEPAKENTAEEEKEQEEEKVENKEEDQKNVENGEVVKENKELDEDKELEKFDPPNGEKKEAEKKKKRFSLKREKKHPKHNHTEAPAEVKEEGEKTEEPAAEAAPEENATEEATGEEAKEETKEEATEEKPAEEEKPDESAAGKDEADSGEKKPKKKAKFSLRKHKKTKDTTATEPQEATKEEDKPAEEPQDQPDTAEPAEATEEKEPEAEPEATEVVAEHEEEKPEAVGNGAFFVCAFENPLAGIQKAKSSKTQSKDVVPVLKKMKSGSPSKQLYGGHYKDGKRHFVYIWKDPELGW, from the exons AGTGTCACAGTAACAACGAAGAGATACCATAAGGTGAAGAAGGAGAGAGATAATGCACATAATAAAGTGGATGAACTCACTAAG GAACTTGAACAATGGCAGGAAAAATACGAGAATATGGAGCAAGAAAGGGATGCTGCACGGATGAGACAACAGGAGTTGACAAAG gaacatgaacatgatgaacgggTATTAGCAGAATGGCAAGCTAAATGCGAGCTTTTGGAGAGGGAACTAGGAGACTCAAGCGAACGCCATTCTAGCCTGGACGAG GAGCTGCGGAAATTAAAAGGATTAAGCGAAAGAG AAACACCACTTGAAGCGGGATCCTTTAAGGAAGAAGCAGGAAAGACCACACCATGGTTACAAGGCTGGAAGGTCAAGCAGTTGGCAACTTTGTCTATGGAATGTCTccatcaaggtcaaaggtcacatgatACAAGGGGTAGTAAGGCTAGTTTAGTGGGCCTAAAGTCAAAGCCATTAGAGATCACTGTCGTTAATCTTAGTAAGAAAACCAAGTTAGAAATGGCGTCTAGTTATTTCCATTCGGGTAAATTTGAATCTGAGCCAGTCGGATTAATTGAGCCAGGAGAGTCGCATACGTACAACGTCTCCAGCCGAGATGGTCGGTCCAAAACAGGTGTCAAAGGAGGCATTGCCTTTACCGTTTCCAACGTGGAAGGGCTTGAGGAAGCAGAGCCAGAAGAAGCAGATGAACCAGCTAAAGAGAATACAGCTGAAGAAGAGAAGGAACAAGAGGAAGAGAAAGTGGAGAATAAAGAAGAGGATCAGAAGAATGTCGAAAATGGCGAGGTtgttaaagaaaataaagaaCTCGATGAGGATAAAGAATTAGAGAAATTTGACCCGCCAAATGGCGAGAAGAAAGAAGCGGAAAAGAAAAAGAAGCGATTCAGTTTGAAGAGAGAAAAGAAACATCCTAAACATAATCACACCGAAGCTCCTGCAGAGGTAAAGGAAGAAGGTGAGAAGACTGAAGAACCAGCAGCTGAAGCAGCACCTGAAGAAAATGCTACTGAGGAAGCAACAGGAGAAGAGGCAAAAGAAGAGACGAAAGAGGAAGCCACGGAGGAAAAGCCAGCTGAAGAAGAGAAACCAGATGAAAGCGCCGCTGGCAAAGATGAAGCCGATAGTGGGGAGAAGAAACCTAAAAAGAAGGCTAAATTTAGTTTGCGTAAACACAAGAAAACAAAAGATACCACTGCAACTGAACCGCAAGAGGCGACAAAGGAAGAAGACAAGCCTGCGGAAGAACCACAAGATCAACCAGATACTGCGGAACCAGCAGAAGCAACAGAAGAAAAGGAACCTGAAGCCGAACCTGAAGCAACAGAAGTAGTAGCGGAACATGAAGAGGAAAAACCTGAAGCAGTTGGCAATGGGGCATTCTTTGTTTGCGCCTTCGAGAACCCATTAGCGGGTATTCAGAAAGCTAAGAGTAGTAAGACACAATCCAAGGACGTCGTACCTGTtctgaagaagatgaagagtgGTTCTCCAAGTAAGCAACTGTATGGCGGGCATTATAAGGATGGCAAGAGGCATTTTGTATACATCTGGAAAGATCCGGAGTTAGGATGGTAG